In Paraburkholderia terrae, a genomic segment contains:
- a CDS encoding Ig-like domain-containing protein codes for MRSCDFKRTLAGLVKAGVVASMLMTASAMVCAQSVTLTAKAQTIALPDGQVVPMWGYNCSAAAVAPATCAASNSAAGSNWSPVVITTPPGSLTINLTNSLPTPVPTSLVIVGQLGGGLGNTATTSPSPVHATQTATTWPIAGTGSGASFTPPTQGPRVQSFSSEVNTGSSSTLTWNNLRPGTYLIESGTHPSIQGAMGLYGVLVVTTPPSAGSTQGQAYPGIKYDADLPLVLSEIDPVQNQAVATAVATPGFNETRVWSGLSGGCGDPASATYGTCYPPAVNYDPRYYLINGVAFDRSNANGSAFPVTAPAATANSTGQILVRFVNAGLRMHVPSVVGAQTGLPPVSGFSLIAEDGNVLPGNPRVQSAVFLAAGKTYDVLMNSVAAGALALPVFDRQLSLSTNNQRDGGMQGYISVNGGALPTSAAGNANAKANPDSYFLVAGNTLTVSDPGKGLIANDVGVYGVQIKTQPTGGTLTLNPNGTFTYVPNAGTTTDSFTYQANGNAALTATVTLAACSAGSNCLSGAPVASDDAFSSNIASQLHVGAPGVLGNDRDPAGLPLTASIVGSASGGTVTLNADGSFNAVPSVAPVGNATSTVTFKYKAANSQNTASGAATVTVTFKGGSGLAVAVKDAKTGTAINDYRWIIEEDRTFQIDPACQVNSSTRPATCPPLPVPSLGTSFHTSYMPVVAAGCVGTVSCESGQTVFDPGTNTHVPAVCDVGNGVCRTDSAQQTAVDPSQVALDPTKHYYLSILPGDAGNTFTNGAGAPQPVNPNNPDGPQRQFDIAKDCPSGPGGADFAPGTGACGHAMGGAPIAPTQHAVNVLLQQTPLQTAKISVFVFEDDAPVNGEIDVSGGSDGFGTAREPGLGGFEIKLFDDAGGTGDATGQMTYDMFNMPLSNSLQGTIDPNTGLDACPITKAANDGLVGMIPTCPRFESDGKTLSPLVGQAIIANLMPGRYGVVATPAADRIAKGEEWLQTNTLDGQKAHDAFIKVGGPSYFQEFGPAGFHVTIGFANPKIINARLPGICKGVACNNGITGKVTNLHYSRPPNENLYSSGSRDSLSFTQCYVSVGDPDLEDVAFTKCNADGTFSINGLPDGLFRITVFDQWNDQIVDGLATAVQLKGGQTQNVGDLAVLQWHTNLYTRSFIDTNGDGVSQDSEPGLALVPTNIRFRDGSYSNFNNTDLNGYASFNEVFPLFNWYIAEADTTRYKQTGVHVVYDAGGPPDGTPGGGGSSIAANYANTLESSTAHLPGALRVPGAIYCNDADCNDRTGTNPSTGRIDPPWVTTMGWQGFSGQNSFIEFGKAPYGANENGGIHGEVIYASTRPFDDPALLIHTSWTPDVPNVTVNLYAEGTAADGTQSLTLVDTTKTSSWDDWAQGFRSDGVPNMNCPGQETTDPFFFTLKDSSQWLDPQRRTLPMHSQFKCYDGMHAFNQLQPAPYDGMYQFPSVTDRDPQKGTPKGSNCTICSKLADGSYMLPAGKYVVEIIVPPGYELVKEEDKNILIGDNYIAPVTQQFGGLGNIFILPDQAAVNATYNRNNAQNPTTDLGSSPRHEGDTGSVETFWPCVGALRVVPDYISLFPGSQEVAPFAGASRHLCDRKEVVLTNQMSALAKFWVFSSTHVAAHFTGFMLDDFSSEFDPYSPQFGEKFAVPNVPVSLKDFAGNEVSRVYSDQWGIFNGMNYSTWEVNPPNPTGYAPTMMVACMNDPDMPDPAHPGQTIRDPLFNPAYSQFCYEIPFMPGQTQYMDTPVVPVSAFADGYNPPDCAYPDATPAISSVTGDTSNGGAGPWVSQAGHTLTIKALGDQQVPNHAYGGPAATTAPYNQKFVSRHYGFGASQGTGTVTVGGVNAHVNSWSDTQINVTVPTLSANQSSCTIQQRGVNTQTRCGELVITSGNGKKSIDTVTVTIGGKAPAYVGGENGTSNAIQTAIDKATPGDLIIVGPGTYNEMLLMWKPVRLQGVGAPAVVVNANTHPSGKVDPWRRQIDCLFGLALNGGAISSGNPYDPSGTYACSTAMQRKVDPIPLEPTFGWDSTLNGNLGELLMEPTLMGAYEGAGITVLAKGVRDVRVGGVLQPDPNCTANGICTPLTASNTDCNTYSSNFLCNPSRVDGITFTNSSQGGGGIFLHGWNHYTEVSNNRVFSNAGTLTGGITIGQVEVPDGTIANDGFTQEPFAYNTHVNVHHNSVTSNASYGDEINSTTPSSAAGVTFCSGADNYHFNYNWVCGNMSSGDGGGVAHFGFSYNGDLSHNWILFNQSNNPTLPTYGGGLIAQGVPPDGTFCENSPTDIDCAPQLSDGVGPGLVIDGNLIVGNTAESGKGGGLRLQNINGTDVQRSPRNRNRWYEVSVINNIIANNVAGWSGGGVSVQDAVRVNFINNTVISNDSTASAGVLFNTALAAQANVGPPNCTTVGSQTTCSPITTSTMQPSGLETAKHTQNFLSAFTAGGAGCPAGEDCSHYSFPVLRNDVFWQNRTFYITVGGLNPNIPGLQNTVALNPTLNQAGHQTGYCDPKAVYWDLGAYGDTKPSDHSSGMRLAPQYSIITDAGDYPNAHNSSANPNVVSQYCNGARVPPEGGGNGFAVPPGIADTVLPNPLFGLLPSATPDEGNQWINMSYGPLSLFNMTVSSGSTNYGVPLGNYSIKTGSPAVNAGTNTGAPNHDFFGTQRPQSGSYDIGAVELPRTGLFAGGNLPFAPGALLDLLNQVLGNGATGTAGPQANAPSTGAVQ; via the coding sequence ATGAGATCCTGCGATTTCAAAAGGACGCTTGCCGGCCTCGTGAAGGCGGGTGTCGTGGCGTCGATGCTGATGACGGCGAGCGCGATGGTCTGCGCGCAGAGCGTGACGCTGACGGCCAAGGCCCAGACGATTGCACTTCCCGACGGGCAGGTCGTGCCGATGTGGGGTTACAACTGCTCGGCCGCAGCCGTTGCGCCCGCCACCTGCGCGGCGTCCAATTCCGCCGCGGGCTCGAACTGGTCGCCCGTCGTAATCACGACACCGCCCGGCTCGCTGACGATCAATCTCACGAACAGCCTGCCCACGCCGGTGCCGACGTCGCTCGTGATCGTCGGGCAGCTCGGCGGCGGTCTCGGCAACACGGCGACCACGTCGCCAAGTCCCGTTCACGCGACCCAGACAGCAACGACCTGGCCGATTGCCGGCACGGGTAGCGGCGCGAGCTTCACGCCGCCGACGCAAGGCCCGCGCGTGCAGTCATTCTCGAGCGAAGTGAACACGGGCAGTTCGAGTACGCTGACCTGGAACAATCTGCGCCCCGGCACCTATCTGATCGAATCGGGCACGCACCCGTCGATCCAGGGGGCAATGGGTCTGTACGGCGTGCTCGTCGTCACGACGCCGCCCTCGGCCGGTTCAACGCAAGGGCAGGCTTACCCGGGCATCAAATACGATGCGGATCTACCGCTGGTGCTCAGTGAAATCGATCCTGTGCAGAACCAGGCCGTCGCTACGGCGGTTGCCACGCCGGGCTTCAACGAAACGCGCGTGTGGTCCGGTCTCTCGGGCGGTTGCGGCGATCCCGCATCGGCGACTTACGGAACCTGCTATCCACCCGCGGTGAACTACGACCCGCGCTACTACCTGATCAACGGTGTCGCATTCGACCGGTCGAATGCAAATGGCTCCGCGTTCCCTGTCACGGCCCCCGCTGCAACGGCCAATTCGACGGGCCAGATTCTGGTGCGCTTCGTGAACGCCGGTTTGCGCATGCATGTGCCGTCCGTAGTCGGCGCGCAAACGGGCCTGCCGCCCGTGTCCGGCTTCTCGCTGATCGCGGAGGACGGCAACGTGCTGCCCGGCAATCCGCGCGTGCAGAGCGCCGTGTTTCTGGCCGCCGGCAAAACCTACGATGTGCTGATGAACTCGGTCGCTGCGGGCGCGCTCGCGTTGCCCGTGTTCGATCGTCAGCTGAGCCTGTCGACCAACAACCAGCGCGACGGCGGCATGCAGGGCTACATCAGCGTGAACGGCGGCGCGTTGCCGACCTCCGCGGCGGGCAACGCGAACGCGAAGGCTAACCCGGATTCGTATTTCCTCGTCGCGGGCAATACGCTGACGGTCTCGGACCCTGGCAAGGGGCTGATCGCCAACGACGTGGGTGTCTACGGCGTGCAGATCAAGACGCAGCCGACGGGCGGCACGCTCACGCTGAATCCCAACGGCACCTTCACGTATGTACCGAATGCAGGCACCACAACGGACAGCTTCACCTATCAGGCAAACGGCAACGCCGCGCTGACCGCGACAGTCACGCTTGCCGCATGCTCGGCGGGCTCGAACTGCCTGTCGGGGGCGCCCGTCGCGTCGGATGACGCGTTCAGCAGCAACATCGCGTCGCAGTTGCACGTCGGTGCGCCGGGTGTGCTCGGCAACGATCGCGATCCGGCGGGGCTGCCGCTGACGGCTTCGATCGTCGGCAGCGCGTCGGGCGGCACGGTGACGCTCAACGCGGACGGCTCGTTCAACGCCGTGCCGAGCGTGGCACCCGTCGGCAACGCGACGTCAACCGTCACGTTCAAGTACAAGGCCGCAAACTCGCAGAATACGGCGAGCGGGGCCGCGACTGTCACGGTGACCTTCAAGGGCGGCAGCGGCCTCGCCGTCGCCGTGAAGGATGCGAAGACGGGTACGGCAATCAACGACTACCGATGGATCATCGAAGAAGACCGTACCTTCCAGATCGATCCCGCGTGCCAGGTGAACTCGTCGACACGGCCCGCGACGTGTCCGCCGCTGCCCGTGCCGAGCCTCGGCACGAGCTTCCACACGAGCTACATGCCCGTCGTCGCGGCGGGATGCGTCGGCACGGTGTCGTGCGAATCGGGGCAGACCGTGTTCGATCCGGGCACGAATACGCACGTGCCCGCCGTGTGCGACGTCGGCAACGGCGTGTGCCGCACGGATTCGGCCCAGCAAACGGCTGTCGATCCATCGCAGGTCGCACTCGATCCCACGAAGCACTACTACCTGTCGATCCTTCCTGGCGACGCCGGCAACACCTTCACGAACGGCGCGGGCGCGCCGCAGCCGGTCAACCCGAACAATCCGGACGGTCCGCAACGGCAGTTCGACATTGCGAAGGATTGTCCGTCGGGTCCGGGCGGCGCGGACTTCGCGCCCGGCACGGGCGCCTGCGGCCACGCAATGGGCGGCGCGCCGATCGCGCCAACGCAACACGCGGTCAACGTGCTGCTTCAGCAAACCCCGCTGCAGACGGCGAAAATCTCGGTGTTTGTGTTCGAAGACGATGCACCCGTCAATGGCGAAATCGATGTGAGCGGCGGCTCGGACGGATTCGGCACCGCGCGCGAGCCGGGTCTGGGCGGCTTCGAAATCAAGCTCTTCGACGACGCGGGCGGCACGGGCGATGCCACAGGCCAGATGACCTACGACATGTTCAACATGCCGCTGTCGAATTCACTCCAAGGCACGATCGATCCGAACACCGGCCTCGACGCCTGCCCGATCACGAAGGCGGCAAACGACGGACTGGTCGGCATGATTCCGACCTGCCCGAGGTTCGAGTCGGACGGCAAGACGCTGTCGCCGCTGGTCGGCCAGGCGATCATCGCGAACCTGATGCCGGGACGTTATGGCGTCGTCGCGACGCCTGCGGCGGACCGCATCGCGAAAGGCGAGGAGTGGCTGCAAACCAATACGCTGGACGGCCAGAAAGCGCATGACGCGTTCATCAAGGTGGGCGGGCCTTCGTACTTCCAGGAGTTCGGACCCGCGGGCTTCCACGTGACGATCGGCTTCGCGAATCCGAAGATCATCAATGCGCGGCTGCCGGGCATATGCAAGGGCGTTGCGTGCAACAACGGGATCACGGGCAAAGTCACGAATCTGCACTATAGCCGTCCGCCTAACGAGAACCTCTACAGCAGCGGCTCGCGCGATTCGCTGAGCTTCACGCAATGCTATGTGAGCGTTGGTGATCCTGATCTCGAAGACGTCGCATTCACGAAGTGCAACGCGGACGGCACGTTCAGCATCAACGGCCTGCCGGATGGTCTGTTCCGCATCACGGTGTTCGACCAGTGGAACGACCAGATCGTCGACGGTCTCGCGACGGCGGTGCAGCTCAAAGGCGGTCAGACGCAGAACGTCGGCGACCTGGCCGTGCTGCAATGGCATACGAATCTCTACACGCGCAGCTTCATCGATACGAACGGCGATGGCGTGTCGCAGGACAGCGAGCCGGGTCTCGCGCTCGTGCCGACCAATATCCGCTTCCGCGACGGCAGCTATTCGAACTTCAACAACACGGACCTGAACGGTTACGCGTCGTTCAACGAGGTGTTCCCGCTCTTCAACTGGTACATCGCGGAGGCCGACACGACGCGCTACAAACAGACGGGCGTGCATGTCGTCTACGACGCGGGCGGCCCGCCTGACGGCACGCCCGGCGGCGGTGGCTCGTCGATCGCGGCGAACTACGCGAACACGCTGGAATCGTCGACGGCGCATCTGCCGGGCGCGTTGCGCGTGCCGGGCGCGATCTACTGCAACGACGCGGACTGCAATGACCGTACGGGCACCAATCCGTCGACGGGCCGCATCGATCCGCCGTGGGTCACGACGATGGGCTGGCAAGGCTTCTCAGGCCAGAACTCGTTCATCGAATTCGGCAAGGCGCCGTATGGGGCGAACGAGAACGGCGGCATTCATGGCGAAGTGATTTACGCATCGACGCGTCCGTTCGACGATCCCGCTCTGCTGATCCATACGAGCTGGACGCCCGACGTGCCGAACGTGACGGTCAACCTGTACGCCGAAGGCACGGCTGCCGACGGCACGCAGAGCCTCACGCTCGTCGATACGACGAAGACCAGTAGCTGGGACGACTGGGCACAGGGTTTCCGTTCGGATGGCGTGCCGAACATGAACTGCCCGGGCCAGGAAACCACCGATCCGTTCTTCTTCACGCTGAAGGACAGCTCGCAATGGCTCGACCCGCAAAGGCGGACGCTGCCCATGCACTCGCAGTTCAAGTGCTATGACGGCATGCACGCGTTCAACCAGCTGCAGCCCGCGCCGTACGACGGGATGTACCAGTTCCCGAGCGTGACGGACCGCGATCCGCAGAAGGGCACGCCGAAGGGTTCGAACTGCACGATCTGCAGCAAGCTCGCCGACGGCTCGTACATGCTGCCTGCGGGCAAGTATGTGGTCGAAATCATCGTGCCGCCGGGCTATGAACTCGTGAAGGAAGAAGACAAGAACATCCTGATCGGCGACAACTACATCGCGCCTGTCACGCAGCAGTTCGGCGGATTGGGCAACATCTTCATCCTGCCCGACCAGGCGGCTGTGAACGCGACGTACAACCGCAACAACGCGCAGAACCCGACCACGGATCTCGGCTCGTCGCCGCGTCACGAAGGCGACACGGGCAGCGTCGAGACGTTCTGGCCGTGCGTCGGCGCGCTGCGTGTGGTGCCGGACTACATCAGCCTGTTCCCAGGCTCGCAGGAAGTCGCGCCGTTCGCGGGCGCTTCGCGGCACCTGTGCGACCGCAAGGAAGTCGTGCTGACCAACCAGATGTCGGCGCTCGCAAAGTTCTGGGTGTTCAGTTCGACGCACGTGGCCGCGCACTTCACCGGCTTCATGCTCGATGACTTCTCGTCGGAGTTCGATCCGTACTCTCCGCAGTTCGGCGAGAAGTTCGCGGTGCCGAACGTGCCCGTTTCGCTGAAGGATTTCGCGGGCAACGAAGTGAGCCGCGTCTATTCGGACCAGTGGGGCATCTTCAACGGGATGAACTATTCGACGTGGGAAGTGAACCCGCCGAACCCGACGGGCTACGCGCCGACGATGATGGTCGCCTGCATGAACGATCCCGACATGCCCGACCCCGCGCATCCGGGGCAGACGATCCGCGATCCGCTGTTCAACCCCGCGTACAGCCAGTTCTGCTACGAGATTCCGTTCATGCCCGGACAGACGCAGTACATGGATACGCCTGTCGTGCCCGTGTCCGCATTCGCAGATGGCTACAACCCACCCGATTGCGCGTATCCGGACGCGACGCCCGCGATCTCGTCGGTGACGGGCGACACGAGCAACGGCGGCGCGGGCCCGTGGGTGAGCCAGGCCGGCCATACGCTGACCATCAAGGCGCTGGGCGACCAGCAAGTGCCGAATCATGCCTACGGCGGTCCCGCTGCGACCACGGCGCCCTATAACCAGAAGTTCGTCTCCCGGCACTACGGTTTCGGCGCTTCGCAGGGCACAGGGACGGTGACAGTTGGCGGTGTGAATGCGCACGTGAACTCGTGGTCGGATACACAGATCAACGTCACCGTGCCGACGCTCTCCGCGAACCAGTCGAGCTGCACGATCCAGCAGCGCGGCGTCAATACGCAGACGCGCTGCGGCGAACTGGTCATCACGTCGGGCAACGGCAAGAAGTCGATCGATACCGTGACGGTGACGATCGGCGGCAAGGCGCCCGCCTATGTCGGCGGCGAGAACGGGACGAGCAACGCGATCCAGACGGCCATCGACAAGGCGACGCCGGGCGATCTGATCATCGTCGGTCCGGGCACTTACAACGAGATGCTGCTGATGTGGAAGCCCGTGCGCCTGCAGGGTGTGGGTGCGCCCGCTGTCGTCGTGAACGCCAACACGCATCCGTCCGGCAAGGTCGACCCGTGGCGCAGGCAGATCGATTGCCTGTTCGGCCTCGCACTCAACGGCGGTGCGATTTCGTCGGGCAATCCGTACGACCCGTCGGGAACATACGCGTGTTCTACCGCGATGCAACGCAAGGTGGACCCGATTCCGCTCGAGCCGACGTTCGGCTGGGACAGCACCCTCAACGGCAATCTCGGCGAGCTGCTGATGGAGCCGACGCTGATGGGCGCGTACGAAGGCGCGGGCATCACGGTGCTCGCCAAGGGTGTGCGCGACGTGCGGGTGGGTGGCGTGCTGCAGCCCGATCCGAACTGCACGGCCAACGGTATCTGTACGCCGCTGACGGCCAGCAACACGGACTGCAACACCTATTCGAGCAACTTCCTGTGCAACCCGTCGCGTGTCGATGGCATCACGTTCACGAACAGCTCGCAGGGCGGCGGCGGCATCTTCCTGCACGGCTGGAATCACTACACGGAGGTGTCGAACAACCGCGTGTTCAGCAATGCAGGCACGCTGACAGGCGGGATCACCATCGGCCAGGTCGAAGTGCCCGACGGCACGATCGCCAACGATGGCTTCACGCAGGAGCCGTTCGCGTACAACACGCATGTCAACGTCCACCACAACTCGGTGACGTCGAATGCTTCGTACGGCGACGAGATCAACTCGACGACGCCTTCTTCGGCAGCGGGTGTGACGTTCTGCTCGGGCGCGGACAACTATCACTTCAACTACAACTGGGTCTGCGGCAACATGAGCAGCGGCGACGGCGGCGGCGTCGCGCACTTCGGCTTCAGCTACAACGGCGATCTGTCGCACAACTGGATCCTGTTCAACCAGAGCAACAACCCGACGCTGCCAACATACGGTGGCGGGCTGATCGCCCAGGGCGTACCGCCCGACGGCACGTTCTGCGAGAACTCGCCGACCGATATCGACTGCGCGCCGCAGCTATCGGACGGTGTCGGGCCGGGACTCGTGATCGACGGCAACCTGATCGTCGGCAATACGGCCGAAAGCGGCAAGGGCGGCGGCCTGCGTCTGCAGAACATCAATGGCACGGACGTGCAGCGCAGCCCGCGCAACCGTAACCGCTGGTACGAGGTGAGCGTGATCAACAACATCATCGCGAACAACGTGGCGGGCTGGTCGGGCGGCGGCGTGTCGGTGCAGGATGCCGTGCGCGTGAACTTCATCAACAACACGGTGATCTCGAACGACTCCACGGCATCGGCGGGCGTGCTGTTCAACACGGCGCTCGCCGCGCAGGCCAACGTCGGTCCGCCGAACTGCACGACGGTCGGCTCGCAAACGACGTGCAGCCCGATCACGACGTCGACGATGCAGCCTTCCGGCCTCGAAACCGCGAAGCATACGCAGAACTTCCTGTCGGCGTTCACGGCGGGCGGCGCGGGCTGTCCTGCAGGCGAGGACTGCAGCCACTACTCGTTCCCCGTGCTGAGGAACGACGTGTTCTGGCAGAACCGCACGTTCTATATCACCGTGGGCGGCCTGAACCCGAACATCCCGGGATTGCAGAACACCGTCGCGCTGAACCCGACGTTGAATCAGGCGGGTCATCAGACGGGCTACTGTGATCCGAAGGCTGTGTACTGGGATCTCGGCGCCTATGGCGATACGAAGCCTTCGGATCACTCGTCGGGCATGAGGCTCGCTCCACAGTACTCGATCATCACGGATGCGGGTGACTATCCGAACGCGCACAACAGCTCGGCGAATCCGAACGTGGTGAGCCAATACTGCAACGGCGCACGCGTGCCGCCCGAAGGCGGCGGAAACGGCTTCGCGGTGCCGCCCGGCATTGCAGATACCGTGCTGCCCAATCCGCTGTTCGGTCTTCTGCCGTCGGCGACGCCGGATGAAGGCAACCAGTGGATCAACATGTCGTACGGGCCGCTGTCGCTGTTCAACATGACGGTGAGTTCGGGCAGCACGAACTATGGCGTGCCGCTCGGCAACTACTCGATCAAGACGGGTTCCCCTGCCGTCAATGCGGGCACGAATACGGGCGCACCGAATCACGATTTCTTCGGCACGCAGCGTCCGCAGAGCGGCAGCTACGACATCGGCGCGGTGGAGTTGCCACGCACAGGACTGTTCGCAGGCGGCAACCTGCCGTTCGCGCCGGGCGCGCTGCTCGATCTGCTCAATCAGGTGCTGGGCAATGGGGCGACGGGCACGGCAGGTCCGCAGGCCAATGCGCCTTCGACGGGAGCGGTGCAATGA
- a CDS encoding multicopper oxidase family protein yields MFHALLCAAVVALLYCINAHAAAPGITGTNFDLSAEANRISQPDGTSVYSWGYGCRTAPSGFSPANMPGANCPSMQVPGPTLIVKQGDKVTVTLTNNLPEAAGNTSILFPGFQVCAAALNPDGTCPATLTGVPGLLTREATHGNSVTYSFIASTPGTHSYYSGTQSDLQVEMGLAGAIIVLPTSTPTTAGGALAVPAGCRAVQSTLPDGQPDFRNAAAAYDHPLACYDREYLFQFSEMDPRIHTQAEQEASKPCSQATGCMSVETEPYRPAYFMINGRSMPDDMDPNYAQQYPHQPYNGNPHMHPGELVLLRVIGSGRWQHPFHEHGNHVRVLARDGNLLLSKTDATKLAGPLLFTTTTTPGLAMDGIFYWTGRGLNWDVYGHTAGDGSVCVPDANGYYTVNSNPPAPANAPNYYEWCADHNKPLEAHPFGNVGSGGPVTLPDARLLTNGPWYGGSPYLGPDATIRATSFTGTTPPSGTIANSPTSEAGFAYMWHSHNEREITTNNIFPGGMMMMMLVDPQAFTINEGN; encoded by the coding sequence CTGTTCCACGCGCTGCTTTGCGCGGCCGTTGTTGCGCTGCTCTACTGCATCAACGCGCACGCGGCCGCGCCGGGCATCACGGGCACGAATTTCGATCTGTCGGCCGAGGCCAACCGCATCAGCCAGCCAGACGGAACGAGCGTCTACTCTTGGGGCTACGGCTGCCGCACCGCGCCGTCGGGCTTTTCTCCCGCCAACATGCCGGGCGCGAACTGCCCGAGCATGCAGGTGCCGGGGCCGACGCTGATCGTCAAACAAGGCGACAAGGTCACCGTCACGTTGACGAACAACCTGCCCGAAGCGGCGGGTAATACGTCGATCCTGTTTCCGGGCTTCCAGGTCTGCGCCGCCGCGCTGAATCCGGATGGCACGTGTCCAGCGACGCTCACGGGCGTGCCGGGGCTGCTCACGCGCGAGGCGACACACGGCAACAGCGTGACCTACAGCTTCATCGCGTCAACGCCGGGCACGCACAGCTACTACAGCGGCACGCAGAGCGACCTGCAGGTCGAGATGGGCCTGGCGGGCGCGATCATCGTGCTGCCCACCTCGACGCCCACCACGGCGGGCGGCGCGCTCGCCGTCCCCGCCGGCTGTCGCGCGGTTCAGTCGACGCTGCCCGACGGCCAGCCCGACTTTCGCAACGCGGCTGCCGCATACGACCATCCGCTGGCCTGCTACGACCGCGAGTACCTGTTCCAGTTCTCGGAGATGGACCCGCGCATCCATACGCAGGCCGAGCAGGAAGCGAGTAAGCCGTGCTCGCAGGCCACGGGTTGCATGAGCGTCGAAACCGAGCCGTACCGCCCCGCGTACTTCATGATCAATGGCCGCTCGATGCCCGACGACATGGACCCGAACTACGCGCAGCAGTATCCGCATCAGCCCTACAACGGCAATCCGCACATGCATCCCGGCGAACTCGTGTTGCTGCGCGTAATCGGCTCGGGCCGCTGGCAGCATCCGTTCCATGAGCACGGCAATCACGTGCGCGTGCTCGCGCGCGACGGCAATCTGCTGTTGAGCAAGACGGACGCGACGAAGCTCGCCGGGCCGCTGCTCTTCACGACGACCACGACGCCCGGCCTCGCGATGGACGGCATCTTCTACTGGACGGGCAGGGGCCTCAACTGGGACGTCTATGGACACACGGCGGGCGACGGCAGCGTCTGCGTCCCCGATGCAAACGGCTACTACACCGTCAACAGCAATCCACCCGCGCCCGCGAACGCGCCGAACTACTACGAGTGGTGCGCCGATCACAACAAGCCACTCGAAGCGCATCCGTTCGGCAATGTCGGCAGCGGCGGCCCAGTGACCTTGCCCGATGCGCGTCTGCTGACTAACGGCCCCTGGTACGGCGGCAGTCCATACCTCGGCCCTGACGCGACGATTCGCGCGACCTCGTTCACGGGCACGACGCCGCCGAGCGGCACGATCGCGAATTCGCCGACATCGGAAGCCGGGTTCGCCTACATGTGGCATTCGCACAATGAGCGCGAGATTACGACGAACAACATCTTCCCTGGCGGAATGATGATGATGATGCTCGTCGATCCGCAGGCGTTCACGATCAACGAAGGCAATTAA